The proteins below are encoded in one region of Longimicrobiales bacterium:
- a CDS encoding isochorismatase family cysteine hydrolase: MKLRQPRSDMPDLNSDLHGNAPDKSAVALMIIDMINDLEFDGGERLEQRAIEAARRTAALRTRCQEAGVPVIYANDNFGRWRSDFRQVVDRVLHDGVRGQPLAELLEPAGNDYFVLKPKHSAFFETTLETLLRYLGVRRLILTGITGDICVKLTANDAYMRDYEILIPVDCTASIDPDENEHALAYCERVLKARLVRSDELDPAALKEEPAAEAQER; this comes from the coding sequence ATGAAACTTCGCCAACCGCGCAGCGATATGCCCGACCTGAACAGCGATCTGCATGGCAATGCGCCCGACAAGTCCGCGGTCGCACTGATGATCATCGACATGATCAACGATCTCGAGTTCGACGGCGGCGAGCGGCTGGAGCAGCGGGCCATCGAAGCGGCGCGGCGCACCGCCGCGCTCAGGACACGCTGTCAGGAGGCCGGCGTGCCGGTGATCTACGCGAACGACAACTTCGGGCGCTGGCGCTCCGACTTCCGGCAGGTCGTGGACCGGGTCCTGCACGACGGCGTACGCGGCCAGCCACTCGCCGAGCTGCTGGAGCCGGCCGGCAATGATTATTTCGTGCTCAAGCCGAAGCACTCCGCCTTCTTCGAGACCACACTCGAGACGCTGCTGCGCTATCTCGGCGTGCGCCGCCTCATCCTCACCGGCATCACCGGCGACATCTGCGTGAAGCTGACCGCGAACGATGCCTACATGCGGGACTACGAGATCCTGATCCCCGTGGACTGTACCGCCTCGATCGACCCCGACGAGAACGAGCACGCGCTCGCGTACTGTGAGCGCGTGCTCAAGGCGCGCCTGGTCCGCTCGGACGAGCTCGACCCGGCCGCGTTGAAGGAGGAGCCTGCAGCGGAGGCGCAGGAACGATAG
- a CDS encoding L,D-transpeptidase family protein encodes MKNPMIKAVRAVSAALLLLATAACGDPSGEPSPEIEAIVANADGPVTIRLPDGDTLILSEPVIRFYRERGYLQAWTDYDEILDRGWQLLKVMENAGQDGLDPARYRFPVALSMVQQVEEDSLEEAQEPGHMAGVDLVLSEVFGRYANHLVGGVLEPSASGLDWEIPKDSVDTYALLVRLAGDEDPAAIIESLRPEAPEYHLLMDQLARYQRIVREGGWQEVSDDIPTEIGASAAGVVGLRNRLIREGHPDEARLAQHGAAAPNVYDDSLAAAVENFQVRHALQPDGRVGASTLEQLNVSAEERVQQIVLNLDQWRWLPQDLGDSYILVNVAGFELEYIKNDSVALAMNVVVGQEGWETPIFADTMEHLVVNPYWNVPASIKNEEIIPAIQRDPGYLERNNMEALSGNSVVPASSLNYGNLEAYSFRQRPGSRNALGAVKFLFPNDNNIYLHDTPADQYFSAHSRAFSHGCIRLEKPLDLARMLLDDVTATPSTQLDALLARDSEQWINVTEVLPVYILYFTAWAGRDGSMRFYPDIYERDRRLEEQVEQELRMDSTAPRRVARGGG; translated from the coding sequence ATGAAGAATCCGATGATCAAGGCAGTGCGGGCGGTGTCGGCGGCGCTGCTGCTGCTGGCCACGGCGGCGTGCGGGGATCCGAGCGGGGAGCCGAGCCCGGAGATCGAGGCGATCGTCGCGAACGCGGACGGGCCTGTGACGATCCGGCTGCCGGATGGGGACACGCTCATCCTGAGTGAGCCGGTGATCCGGTTCTACCGGGAGCGCGGGTACCTGCAGGCGTGGACGGACTACGACGAGATCCTGGATCGGGGGTGGCAGCTCCTGAAGGTCATGGAGAACGCGGGCCAGGACGGGCTGGATCCGGCACGCTACCGCTTCCCGGTGGCGCTCAGCATGGTGCAGCAGGTGGAGGAGGACTCGCTCGAGGAGGCGCAGGAGCCCGGCCACATGGCGGGAGTGGATCTCGTGCTGTCGGAGGTGTTCGGCCGGTATGCGAACCACCTCGTCGGCGGTGTGCTCGAGCCGTCTGCATCGGGGCTCGACTGGGAGATCCCCAAGGACTCGGTGGATACGTATGCGCTGCTGGTGCGGCTCGCCGGAGACGAGGACCCGGCCGCGATCATCGAGTCGCTGCGCCCGGAAGCGCCGGAGTACCACCTGCTGATGGACCAGCTCGCCCGGTACCAGCGCATCGTGCGCGAGGGTGGCTGGCAGGAGGTGAGCGACGACATCCCGACGGAGATCGGGGCGAGCGCAGCAGGCGTGGTCGGGCTGCGCAACCGGCTGATCAGGGAGGGTCATCCCGACGAGGCGCGGCTTGCGCAGCATGGCGCCGCTGCGCCGAACGTCTATGACGACAGCCTGGCGGCGGCCGTCGAGAACTTCCAGGTGCGGCATGCCCTGCAGCCGGACGGGCGCGTGGGCGCATCCACGCTGGAGCAGCTCAACGTGTCTGCGGAGGAGCGTGTACAGCAGATCGTGCTCAACCTCGATCAGTGGCGCTGGCTGCCGCAGGACCTCGGGGACAGCTACATCCTCGTGAACGTGGCGGGATTCGAGCTCGAGTACATCAAGAACGACAGTGTTGCGCTGGCGATGAACGTGGTCGTCGGCCAGGAAGGCTGGGAGACGCCGATCTTTGCGGACACGATGGAGCACCTCGTCGTGAATCCGTACTGGAATGTGCCGGCATCGATCAAGAACGAGGAAATCATTCCCGCGATCCAGCGCGATCCCGGATACCTGGAACGCAACAACATGGAAGCGCTGTCGGGCAACAGCGTCGTGCCGGCGAGCTCGCTGAACTATGGCAACCTGGAGGCGTACAGCTTCCGGCAGAGGCCCGGCTCCAGGAACGCGCTCGGTGCGGTCAAGTTCCTGTTCCCGAACGACAACAACATCTACCTGCACGACACGCCGGCGGACCAGTACTTCTCCGCCCACAGCCGTGCGTTCAGCCACGGGTGTATTCGACTGGAGAAGCCGCTCGACCTCGCCCGCATGCTGCTCGACGACGTTACCGCAACGCCCTCGACGCAGCTGGACGCGTTGCTGGCGCGGGACTCCGAGCAGTGGATCAACGTGACGGAAGTGCTGCCCGTCTACATCCTGTACTTCACCGCCTGGGCGGGCCGTGACGGGTCGATGCGATTCTACCCGGACATCTACGAGCGCGACCGCCGACTCGAGGAACAGGTGGAGCAGGAGCTGCGGATGGACTCCACGGCTCCGCGCCGGGTCGCACGAGGCGGCGGCTGA